One part of the Leucoraja erinacea ecotype New England chromosome 17, Leri_hhj_1, whole genome shotgun sequence genome encodes these proteins:
- the LOC129705097 gene encoding LOW QUALITY PROTEIN: chymotrypsinogen A-like (The sequence of the model RefSeq protein was modified relative to this genomic sequence to represent the inferred CDS: substituted 2 bases at 2 genomic stop codons) gives MTFLWVLSCLAFIGTASVQSCGVPAISPVISGYARIVNGEDAVPGSWPWQVSMQQKNGFHFCGGSLINENWVITAAHCSVRXGNXVNILKAPHYSTSNSPDIPGISLGKAITHPKWSPSTINNDITLVKLSSPVTFSAKVSPVCLASAQKTFAPGKMCVTTGWGLTRPSAFRTPCILQQTSLPLLSNVQCQNFWGNQISEVMVCAGASGASSCMGDSGGPLVCQEGGSWYLTGIVSWGSGRCSTSIPGVYARVTELRSWIDETLARN, from the exons ATGACTTTCCTTTGGGTTCTCTCTTGCCTTGCCTTCATCGGCACCGCTTCTGTTCAGA GTTGTGGTGTCCCGGCCATCTCTCCTGTCATCTCAGGCTATGCGAGGATTGTGAATGGTGAGGATGCCGTTCCCGGATCATGGCCCTGGCAGGTTTCGATGCAG CAAAAAAATGGCTTTCACTTCTGTGGCGGCTCCCTGATCAACGAAAACTGGGTTATAACTGCAGCCCACTGCAGTGTGAGGTAAGGCAACTGAGTGAACATCTTAAAAGCACCTCATTACAGCACAAGCA acagtcctgacatcccaggaatcagtctg GGAAAG GCTATTACTCATCCCAAGTGGAGCCCCAGCACCATCAATAACGACATCACCCTGGTCAAGCTATCTTCACCTGTTACATTCAGTGCCAAAGTCTCCCCCGTCTGCCTTGCTTCAGCTCAAAAGACCTTCGCTCCTGGCAAGATGTGCGTCACCACAGGATGGGGTCTGACTCGTCCCTCTG CTTTTAGAACACCTTGCATCCTGCAACagacatctctccctctcctgagCAACGTCCAATGTCAAAATTTCTGGGGCAACCAGATCTCTGAAGTGATGGTTTGTGCTGGTGCTTCAGGTGCATCTTCCTGCATG GGTGACTCAGGTGGACCTCTTGTCTGCCAGGAGGGAGGATCCTGGTATCTGACAGGAATCGTGTCCTGGGGTAGTGGCAGATGCTCCACAAGCATTCCCGGAGTTTACGCCCGTGTGACTGAACTCCGCAGTTGGATCGATGAGACACTCGCCAGAAACTAA